One Gimesia aquarii DNA segment encodes these proteins:
- a CDS encoding type II secretion system F family protein, giving the protein MDQTLIISIAAFLGMMAFVGAVIFVFKDFSSSKAEDRLAVITGKKKTADETASLLKDEIVKGGITSVSDRVALFFEKFGNLKLLLEQAEAPFKADTFLLMTGVAAGLGFALAWFTNAPVPFCPVAALATGGLPFMWLLFCRNRRFKKFAQQLPDALELVGRALRSGHSLASGLSVVVQEMPPPIATEFAMAYEEQNLGIPIDEALKSMLKRMPNLDLKFFVTAVVIQRQAGGDLAEILDKIGHIIRQRFKIMGQVQALTGEGRISGVVLMALPIALFFAVYYLNPDYVMLLFTDELGRKMIAGGIVLQVLGALWIKKIINIKI; this is encoded by the coding sequence ATGGATCAAACACTTATCATCTCAATCGCTGCATTTTTGGGTATGATGGCTTTCGTGGGAGCTGTTATATTCGTATTTAAGGATTTTTCGTCTAGTAAAGCGGAAGATCGTTTAGCGGTGATTACGGGTAAAAAAAAGACAGCAGATGAAACAGCCTCGTTGTTGAAAGACGAAATTGTCAAAGGTGGTATCACCAGTGTTTCAGATCGAGTTGCGCTGTTTTTCGAGAAGTTCGGCAATCTGAAACTGTTACTGGAGCAGGCAGAGGCTCCGTTTAAAGCAGACACTTTTCTTTTAATGACAGGGGTGGCTGCCGGATTAGGGTTTGCATTAGCCTGGTTTACGAATGCACCTGTGCCGTTTTGTCCTGTAGCTGCTTTAGCGACAGGGGGACTCCCTTTTATGTGGCTATTGTTTTGCCGAAATCGACGATTCAAAAAATTTGCACAGCAGCTTCCCGATGCCTTGGAACTGGTAGGTCGCGCGCTGCGATCTGGACATAGTCTGGCGTCGGGATTGAGTGTCGTCGTACAGGAAATGCCGCCTCCGATCGCAACGGAATTTGCGATGGCGTATGAAGAACAGAATCTGGGTATTCCCATCGATGAGGCGTTGAAGAGTATGCTCAAACGAATGCCTAACCTCGACTTGAAATTTTTTGTGACCGCCGTTGTGATTCAACGACAGGCAGGGGGAGACCTTGCTGAAATTCTGGACAAAATTGGTCACATTATTCGGCAGCGTTTCAAAATTATGGGACAGGTTCAAGCATTGACCGGGGAAGGTCGAATCAGTGGAGTTGTTTTGATGGCTCTACCAATTGCTCTGTTTTTTGCGGTTTACTATCTGAACCCGGATTATGTCATGTTGCTCTTTACCGATGAATTAGGGCGTAAAATGATAGCCGGTGGAATTGTTCTTCAGGTTCTGGGAGCCCTCTGGATCAAGAAGATTATTAATATCAAGATTTGA
- a CDS encoding type II secretion system F family protein, with amino-acid sequence MDFVQLLPWAIFGMVIVGGIALINKLNSDQSRTTERLDELRNPHLRNNPDAAQSASTLLEKAAPTLSKALTPKSELEENKLKVRLANAGYNSENASSIYLSLKVALGLLGLLLGSSYGFYRFGFAQNGWTALVIGGGIGFYLPELVLRFLASSRISRIFLSLPDALDLLVVCVEAGLGLDAAMRRVSEELEETAPDVCSEFALCNLQLQMGRPRREVLHDLGIRSGVDDMRALAAILIQADKFGSSIAQALRVQSDSMRVKRSQMAEEQAAMTAVKMIFPLVLFIFPGIFVVLVGPAAIMMINGLLAN; translated from the coding sequence ATGGATTTTGTTCAACTATTACCGTGGGCGATCTTTGGGATGGTGATTGTCGGTGGTATCGCATTGATCAACAAACTGAACTCAGATCAATCGCGTACTACGGAGAGACTGGACGAGTTACGCAATCCGCACTTACGCAATAACCCAGACGCCGCTCAGTCCGCCAGTACACTATTGGAAAAGGCAGCGCCCACACTTTCCAAAGCATTGACGCCCAAATCAGAACTGGAAGAAAACAAATTAAAAGTGAGGTTAGCAAATGCCGGATACAATTCGGAGAATGCGTCCTCGATCTATCTTTCATTAAAAGTCGCTCTAGGATTACTAGGATTGTTGCTGGGCTCAAGTTATGGATTTTATCGTTTTGGATTTGCCCAAAATGGTTGGACTGCATTGGTTATTGGCGGTGGTATTGGTTTTTATCTACCCGAACTGGTCTTACGTTTTTTAGCAAGTTCTCGAATCTCACGTATTTTCTTGTCTTTACCTGATGCATTAGACTTGCTTGTCGTATGTGTCGAAGCGGGGCTGGGGCTTGATGCTGCCATGAGGCGGGTTTCTGAAGAACTGGAAGAAACGGCCCCGGATGTGTGTAGTGAATTTGCTTTGTGTAATCTGCAATTACAGATGGGGCGACCACGACGTGAAGTGTTGCATGACTTGGGTATTCGTAGTGGCGTCGATGACATGCGTGCTCTGGCCGCCATCTTGATTCAGGCAGACAAGTTTGGTTCATCAATTGCTCAGGCGTTGAGAGTCCAATCTGACAGCATGCGTGTGAAACGTAGCCAGATGGCAGAAGAGCAGGCCGCGATGACTGCAGTGAAGATGATCTTTCCTCTGGTCCTGTTCATTTTTCCGGGAATTTTTGTCGTCCTGGTCGGTCCTGCTGCCATCATGATGATTAACGGTTTACTTGCGAACTAG
- a CDS encoding DUF1559 domain-containing protein: MERMLLKRKRGFTLIELLVVIAIIAILIALLLPAVQQAREAARRSTCKNNLKQIGLALHNYHDNFRTFPPGDVRRTYGGVNSWTTSMLGWIPRILPFLDQAVIYNQINWELESGVSAAPNNNLRREKLPAVRCPSDSSRQPDGNYAPTNYLACRGQGDSTTANFDGSIFARNSNVKIRDIEDGTTNTMMVSETFASAPFCDDPSSGGLCPASCLTKPGYQGNVRQRQQGYSWFFAQYYEANYYATIYGPNHDEPDCGAGSGTANAILSARSKHVGGVHTLLADGSVRFTSENIDLAIWQNVGDPKDGNILGEW, encoded by the coding sequence ATGGAAAGAATGTTGCTCAAAAGGAAACGCGGCTTCACGCTGATCGAACTGCTGGTAGTGATTGCTATCATCGCTATCTTAATTGCCTTACTGTTGCCAGCAGTTCAACAAGCACGTGAAGCAGCACGTCGTTCCACTTGCAAAAACAATCTCAAGCAGATTGGCTTGGCTTTGCACAATTACCACGACAACTTCAGAACGTTTCCACCGGGAGACGTCAGAAGAACCTATGGTGGAGTTAACTCTTGGACCACCAGTATGCTGGGTTGGATTCCAAGGATCTTGCCATTTCTAGATCAGGCCGTAATCTATAATCAAATTAACTGGGAACTGGAGAGCGGTGTCAGTGCCGCTCCTAACAACAATCTTCGTAGAGAAAAACTGCCTGCTGTTCGTTGTCCGAGTGACTCTTCGCGACAACCCGACGGAAATTATGCCCCTACTAACTATCTTGCATGCAGGGGGCAGGGAGACTCAACTACCGCTAATTTTGATGGTTCTATTTTTGCTCGTAACAGTAATGTCAAGATCCGTGACATCGAAGATGGCACTACGAACACAATGATGGTTTCAGAAACCTTTGCCAGTGCTCCGTTCTGTGATGATCCTTCATCTGGAGGACTTTGCCCAGCTAGTTGTCTGACCAAACCTGGTTATCAAGGTAATGTTAGACAGAGGCAACAAGGGTATTCGTGGTTTTTTGCCCAATACTACGAAGCCAACTATTATGCAACTATTTATGGCCCCAATCATGATGAGCCTGATTGTGGGGCTGGCTCAGGAACTGCTAACGCAATCTTATCAGCACGGAGTAAGCACGTAGGGGGAGTCCATACTCTATTAGCTGATGGATCTGTTCGATTTACTTCAGAAAACATTGATTTGGCTATCTGGCAAAATGTGGGGGATCCCAAAGATGGGAACATCTTGGGTGAATGGTAA